From Rudanella lutea DSM 19387, a single genomic window includes:
- a CDS encoding multicopper oxidase family protein — protein MNRQHFLRTLGLGTVATLSGQALLTGCNTHDMSGMDAAETAPTINELPFDTPLRFPETVNGTTTLSARAATESMLKGKAGRVLGYREGVLGPTIRVSSGTDVSLRFQNNLTEKTNIHWHGLLVPAAMDGHPTQMVAAGQSFTYSFRLNQAATMAWYHPHPHEKTAKQVHQGLAGLFIVETPAEKALGLPSGAYELPLVIQDKRLDATGTPTYAPTMNDVMMGYMGETVTVNGVAGALHNVATRFYRLRIVNGSNGRLYNLALSNDSPFWLIGTDGGLLAAPESVTSLLLAPGERADLLVDFSKATVGTEVFLRSNPFGGASAQGRQGFNILRFVVNRTEAEPFRLPASLGTAPTLSAGAATQTRTFNIGVAMSGMNMGAMKGMHTINGKVYSMNRVDEQVKLGATEIWEFDNSAGDEPHPMHLHGTFFQVLSRTGGRNALTATEKGLKDTVLVMPGERVRILTQFNTPGLFVFHCHNLEHEDDGMMLNYSVS, from the coding sequence ATGAATCGGCAACACTTTCTCCGAACCCTCGGGCTGGGTACGGTCGCTACGTTGAGTGGTCAGGCCCTGCTGACGGGCTGCAACACGCACGACATGAGTGGCATGGATGCCGCCGAAACGGCTCCAACAATCAACGAGCTACCGTTCGACACGCCCCTGCGCTTTCCCGAAACCGTAAACGGCACCACCACGCTGTCGGCCCGTGCCGCCACCGAATCAATGCTTAAGGGAAAAGCTGGTCGGGTACTGGGCTACCGCGAAGGGGTGCTGGGACCTACCATTCGGGTAAGCAGCGGTACCGACGTCAGTCTGCGCTTTCAGAATAATCTGACCGAGAAAACCAACATCCACTGGCATGGCCTGCTGGTGCCGGCCGCAATGGATGGTCATCCTACGCAGATGGTAGCCGCCGGACAATCGTTCACCTATTCGTTTCGGCTCAATCAGGCCGCTACGATGGCGTGGTATCACCCACACCCCCACGAGAAAACCGCCAAACAGGTGCATCAGGGGCTGGCGGGCTTGTTTATCGTCGAAACACCCGCCGAGAAAGCCCTTGGCCTACCCTCAGGGGCCTACGAACTGCCGCTGGTCATTCAGGACAAACGCTTAGATGCGACCGGTACGCCCACCTACGCCCCCACCATGAACGACGTGATGATGGGGTATATGGGGGAAACCGTGACGGTCAATGGCGTGGCCGGTGCCCTCCATAACGTCGCTACCCGGTTTTACCGATTACGAATCGTCAACGGCTCCAATGGTCGTCTGTACAACCTGGCTCTGAGCAACGATAGCCCATTCTGGCTTATCGGGACCGACGGGGGGCTGCTGGCGGCTCCCGAATCGGTGACCTCCCTGCTGTTGGCTCCCGGTGAGCGGGCCGACCTGCTGGTCGATTTCTCCAAAGCAACGGTCGGCACGGAGGTCTTTCTGCGGAGCAATCCATTCGGTGGTGCCTCCGCGCAGGGCCGTCAGGGCTTCAACATCCTTCGGTTTGTCGTTAACCGCACAGAAGCCGAGCCGTTTCGACTGCCTGCTTCGCTGGGTACTGCTCCCACGCTATCAGCCGGTGCCGCTACACAAACACGCACGTTCAATATTGGGGTAGCCATGAGCGGCATGAACATGGGGGCCATGAAGGGGATGCACACCATCAACGGAAAGGTGTACAGCATGAACCGGGTGGATGAGCAGGTAAAGTTGGGTGCCACCGAAATCTGGGAGTTCGACAATAGCGCGGGCGACGAGCCGCACCCCATGCACCTGCACGGTACATTCTTTCAGGTGCTGAGCCGCACTGGAGGCCGTAATGCCCTCACCGCCACCGAGAAGGGCCTGAAAGATACGGTCCTGGTCATGCCCGGCGAGCGGGTGCGGATTCTGACGCAGTTCAACACGCCCGGCCTGTTTGTTTTCCACTGCCATAACCTCGAACACGAAGACGACGGCATGATGCTCAACTACAGCGTGAGCTAA
- a CDS encoding DUF3347 domain-containing protein — translation MKTARFLLAAMTALTVSLTAAAQNTTPALTAYYGVKDALVATNGAKAKTGASTLVAALGKVDAAKLAASEKKALATAKSKAAAISKTDDVDTQRAAFEGLSTSMIALAKATKPAKTFVQFCPMAAEGKGASWLSDKREVRNPYYGDKMLKCGSVKEEI, via the coding sequence ATGAAAACCGCTCGTTTCCTGCTTGCAGCCATGACTGCGCTGACCGTTTCGCTGACCGCTGCGGCCCAGAACACTACCCCGGCCCTGACGGCCTACTACGGCGTCAAAGATGCGCTGGTGGCAACTAACGGGGCCAAAGCCAAAACCGGGGCCAGTACCTTAGTAGCCGCACTGGGTAAAGTCGATGCCGCCAAACTCGCTGCCAGCGAGAAAAAGGCACTGGCTACCGCCAAAAGCAAAGCCGCTGCCATCAGCAAGACCGACGACGTTGATACGCAGCGTGCAGCGTTTGAAGGCTTATCGACCAGCATGATTGCGCTGGCCAAAGCGACTAAACCCGCCAAAACGTTCGTGCAGTTCTGCCCGATGGCCGCTGAGGGCAAGGGCGCGTCATGGCTCAGCGACAAGCGTGAGGTACGTAACCCCTATTACGGCGATAAGATGCTGAAGTGCGGGTCGGTGAAAGAAGAGATCTAA
- a CDS encoding 5-fold beta-flower protein codes for MHKNNIVRTTLLFLLVLTPMLLVAQSNYKQPMTIDAKGLVRDAGGKTIGMVTKDQIIKDANGQKLAFVDGQGNLVDARTGKKMGRMGKDGKTYYDATGQLLFTVNDVDGPTCDIINAKGEKIGNVHDNLKGTACALHCFQSGHTHKH; via the coding sequence ATGCACAAGAATAACATCGTGCGAACGACACTACTCTTCCTGCTGGTGCTGACGCCTATGCTGCTGGTGGCGCAGTCGAACTACAAGCAACCCATGACCATCGATGCCAAGGGGTTAGTCCGGGATGCCGGTGGTAAAACCATCGGTATGGTCACTAAAGATCAGATTATCAAAGACGCCAACGGGCAGAAGCTCGCCTTTGTGGACGGTCAGGGCAATCTGGTCGATGCCAGGACTGGCAAAAAAATGGGGCGTATGGGGAAAGATGGTAAGACCTACTACGATGCCACGGGGCAACTCTTGTTTACCGTCAACGATGTGGACGGGCCTACCTGCGACATTATCAACGCTAAAGGGGAGAAGATTGGCAATGTTCACGACAACTTGAAGGGAACGGCCTGTGCACTGCACTGCTTTCAGAGCGGCCACACCCACAAGCACTAA
- a CDS encoding heavy-metal-associated domain-containing protein produces the protein METIKLKTNIKCGGCVATVTPFLNQTVGDGNWQVDTQNPDKVLTVTTEEATPETVQQAVQQAGFKAEPLS, from the coding sequence ATGGAAACAATTAAACTCAAAACCAACATCAAGTGTGGGGGCTGTGTGGCAACGGTGACGCCTTTTTTAAACCAGACGGTTGGGGACGGCAACTGGCAGGTGGACACGCAAAACCCCGATAAAGTGCTGACGGTAACGACGGAGGAGGCCACGCCCGAAACCGTGCAACAGGCCGTTCAGCAGGCGGGTTTCAAGGCCGAACCACTGTCCTGA
- a CDS encoding DUF2911 domain-containing protein: MRTPLLVGFCLLALLISPRFVQAQLNLPEPSPPATVKQRIGFTDLTIAYSRPAARGRVIFGGLVPYGELWRTGASDATILTLTDPVTLAGKPLPAGSYSLFTIPGRMEWTVVLNSHVGGHGLDGYDPKNDVMRFVVKADSSQRFYESFTIEVGDIVRNQANLYLLWANTSVRFPLVSNADDRITAEILNRINVKKEDKPGLYYQAALYYFDQEKDTKQALAWASRAVALNPAFNYLHLQAKLLARAGDYKQAINAARLSAEAARKEKFNDYVTLNNRLIAEWEKKL; this comes from the coding sequence ATGCGTACACCCCTTCTTGTAGGCTTTTGCCTGCTGGCCCTGCTAATCTCCCCACGGTTTGTTCAGGCGCAACTGAATCTTCCGGAACCCAGCCCTCCAGCTACGGTGAAGCAGCGAATCGGCTTTACCGACCTGACCATTGCTTATTCCCGCCCCGCTGCGAGGGGGCGCGTGATCTTCGGCGGACTGGTACCTTATGGTGAACTGTGGCGCACGGGAGCATCCGACGCGACTATCCTGACGCTGACCGACCCGGTCACGCTGGCGGGCAAACCCCTGCCAGCCGGGAGCTACTCCCTGTTTACCATTCCCGGCCGAATGGAGTGGACGGTTGTGCTTAACAGCCATGTAGGCGGGCACGGGCTGGATGGCTACGACCCCAAAAATGATGTCATGCGGTTTGTGGTTAAAGCCGACTCCTCGCAGCGCTTCTATGAGTCGTTCACCATTGAGGTAGGCGACATCGTCCGCAACCAGGCCAACCTGTATCTACTCTGGGCCAATACGTCGGTACGCTTCCCCTTAGTCAGCAATGCAGACGACCGGATTACGGCTGAAATTTTAAACCGTATCAATGTCAAAAAGGAGGATAAGCCCGGTCTGTATTACCAGGCGGCTCTTTATTACTTCGATCAGGAAAAGGATACGAAGCAGGCATTGGCCTGGGCTTCTCGTGCTGTGGCCTTGAACCCCGCGTTCAATTACCTCCACCTTCAGGCCAAGCTGCTGGCCCGTGCTGGCGACTACAAACAAGCTATCAATGCGGCTCGCCTGTCGGCAGAAGCGGCCCGAAAAGAGAAGTTCAACGACTACGTCACGCTCAACAACCGGCTCATTGCCGAATGGGAAAAGAAACTTTAA
- a CDS encoding DUF6660 family protein has translation MKWLTTLLALYLLALSLWPCADEPLLTSEQAGSAVVSALAHDSERSQHHEHDTCTPFCTCACCATTITVVPRFQYTPSTPVETLLTFVAAFSDAPEHPLDPITAIWQPPKHRV, from the coding sequence GTGAAGTGGCTCACTACCCTACTGGCCCTTTATCTGCTGGCCCTTTCGCTGTGGCCCTGTGCAGATGAACCCCTGCTTACCAGCGAGCAGGCCGGGTCGGCTGTGGTGTCGGCATTGGCTCACGACTCGGAGCGGTCTCAGCACCACGAACACGATACGTGCACGCCGTTCTGTACCTGCGCCTGCTGCGCCACGACGATTACCGTAGTCCCCCGCTTCCAGTACACCCCTTCCACCCCGGTCGAGACGCTATTGACCTTTGTCGCTGCATTTAGCGACGCGCCGGAACATCCCCTCGACCCAATTACGGCCATCTGGCAACCCCCCAAACACCGGGTCTGA
- a CDS encoding helix-turn-helix domain-containing protein, whose amino-acid sequence MAQQEIYIKNMVCDRCIWVVRRELERLGYTVSQIELGRAVIDDRGDARLPIDLTTIGPMLQEHGFALLTDKTTRVVNQVKTLIIDLIHGGRVAELRTTLSDYLSENVGMDYAHLSHLFSTTENLTIEKFWIMQRVERAKELLSYDEISISDIARQLGYSSVAYLTNQFKQITGLTPAAYRSRNTNDRNSIDWI is encoded by the coding sequence ATGGCTCAACAGGAAATTTATATTAAAAATATGGTCTGCGACCGCTGCATCTGGGTAGTGCGCCGGGAGTTGGAAAGACTTGGTTATACCGTATCCCAGATTGAACTGGGCCGGGCCGTGATTGACGACCGGGGCGACGCTCGCCTGCCCATAGATCTGACCACTATCGGCCCTATGCTTCAGGAGCATGGCTTTGCGTTGCTAACTGATAAAACAACCCGGGTGGTAAATCAGGTTAAGACGCTGATCATCGACCTGATTCACGGCGGACGGGTAGCCGAGCTTCGGACAACGCTCTCAGATTACCTGTCTGAAAACGTAGGAATGGATTACGCCCATTTGAGCCATTTGTTTTCTACAACTGAGAATCTGACCATTGAAAAGTTTTGGATTATGCAGCGGGTCGAGCGGGCCAAAGAACTGCTCAGCTACGACGAAATATCAATTAGCGACATTGCCCGTCAGTTAGGGTATAGTAGCGTGGCTTACCTGACCAATCAGTTCAAACAAATCACAGGATTGACACCGGCTGCCTACCGCAGCCGGAATACCAATGATCGCAATTCCATCGACTGGATTTGA
- a CDS encoding HYC_CC_PP family protein, protein MRAPLYTRIVCCWLALLVLLTSTGFGMVEHWCQMRGHSKSLLTVAKVCPKPCQSEDGSTTTPSGPVVKKQACCKTTLSYEHLDVSSFVADYHPLPAPVTAEFIPNSAFHFLLAALLVVPNAEPPLPAAETPLHRTGRFRQISLCTWLI, encoded by the coding sequence ATGAGAGCACCCCTCTATACCCGTATCGTCTGTTGCTGGCTGGCCCTGTTGGTCCTGCTTACCAGCACGGGCTTTGGTATGGTGGAGCACTGGTGCCAGATGCGCGGTCATTCGAAGTCGCTGCTGACAGTTGCCAAGGTGTGTCCTAAACCCTGTCAGTCAGAAGACGGGTCGACTACGACACCCAGTGGCCCGGTCGTGAAGAAGCAGGCCTGCTGCAAGACGACATTGAGTTATGAACACCTCGATGTAAGCAGCTTCGTGGCCGATTACCACCCTCTCCCGGCTCCGGTAACAGCAGAATTTATACCTAATTCTGCTTTTCATTTCCTGCTGGCAGCACTCCTGGTGGTTCCCAACGCTGAACCTCCGCTGCCGGCGGCCGAAACCCCGCTTCATCGAACGGGGCGTTTCCGGCAGATTTCCCTTTGTACCTGGCTGATTTAG
- a CDS encoding CusA/CzcA family heavy metal efflux RND transporter translates to MLDRLIYFSIQNKLIIGLFTLALVVWGGYSLTRLPIDALPDITNNQVQVITQSPALSAPDVERLISFPIEQTMATLPDLVEVRSISRFGLSVVTIVFTDAVDVLTARQQVFERLQQARAQIPAGAGNPELAPVTTGLGEIYQYVIRAKPGYEKRYNGMELRSIQDWIVRRQLLGTKGVADVSSFGGLLKQYEVAVDPQRLRATGVTMDELFTALERNNQNAGGAYIDRRPNAYFIRSEGLIGTLGDIGKIVVRRTDEGVPVLVRDVAQVQFGSAIRYGAMTRNDEGEVVGAIVMMLKGANSSEVIGNVKARIEQIKKSLPEGVEIHAFLDRTKLVNRAIGTVERNLIEGALIVVFVLVLMLGNWRAGLVVASVIPLSMLFAVSMMNLFGVSGNLMSLGAIDFGLIVDGAVIIVEATLHHIALKNYRHNLTQAEMDEEVYESASRIRSSAAFGEIIILIVYLPILALVGIEGKMFRPMAQTVAFAIAGAFILSLTYVPMVSALLLSKKPVREGTRTISDRIMAFFHRLYDPAIRWTLNHKGIVVGLSVALFAVSLFVFSRLGGEFIPQLDEGDFAVETRVMTGSSLAQSSDAALQAGRVLKQNFPEVIEVVGKTGAGEIPTDPMPIEATDLMVILKDRREWTSANSREELAEKMQAKLEQIPGVSFGFLQPIQMRFSELMTGVKQDVAVKLYGEDLGILADYAARIGRVVSTVPGAKDLYVEQVSGLSQIVVRFDRDALARFGMSIEEANRSLQAAFAGASAGLVYEGERRYDLVVRLQQQSRQRLEDVQNLLVTTVNNQAVPLGQIADVSFQNSVNQIQRENAQRRITVAFNVRERDVESVVRELQQKLDSQVKLPPGYYVTYGGQFQNLQEAKDRLSIAVPVALGLIFLLLFFTFGSVRQSLLIFSAIPLSAIGGVVALWLRDMPFSISAGVGFIALFGVAVLNGIVLIGEFNHLKAGGLADLRTIILQGTATRLRPVMMTALVASLGFLPMALAQTAGAEVQRPLATVVIGGLVSATLLTLLVLPCLYWWEQTRWGAKKSGNVPRPAPATSWLLVGTLLGGLGLSAQAQTPPTGNTGNPTTGPLTLEAALNQAIANNGSSRVSSLNIAIQQTARRTARDIGRTDVSLVSGQYNSLNWDNNLTISQSIPNGKLIRGLERLADATIRGGELQRQLTQTELRARVKGTYLELTYLIERLNLLARQDSLLVAFRRATEVRQRTGEGTALEVATADNLIGELRNQLALTEADRQIALTSLQTLLNTTSPLTLPTSPLARRPLPLLTDSALAQNPTLALLRQQVFIAGGQIAVEQARLRPDYSVGYFNQSLIGMQNIDGQDRYFGAGRRFHGVQVGVAIPLFQKAQRARIESARLGQQLAEAALDFNQRNLQGNLAAVVQEVRKQQASLTYYEQTGLPVARRLAEGAEKAFRAGEAGYLDYSQALTRAYQTQSGYLDTINQYNQAVVQLEQLLGLP, encoded by the coding sequence ATGCTGGATCGACTCATCTATTTTTCCATTCAAAATAAGCTTATCATCGGGCTGTTCACCCTCGCGCTCGTCGTGTGGGGTGGCTATTCGCTGACCCGACTGCCCATCGATGCCCTGCCCGACATCACCAACAATCAGGTGCAGGTCATCACCCAAAGCCCGGCCCTGTCGGCCCCCGACGTAGAGCGGCTCATTAGCTTTCCCATCGAGCAGACAATGGCCACCCTGCCCGATCTGGTCGAGGTACGTTCCATTTCCCGCTTCGGTTTATCTGTCGTCACCATCGTTTTTACCGATGCGGTTGACGTACTAACAGCCCGCCAGCAGGTCTTTGAACGACTGCAACAGGCCCGCGCCCAGATACCAGCCGGTGCGGGCAACCCCGAACTGGCTCCCGTCACGACGGGGCTTGGCGAAATCTACCAGTACGTGATTCGGGCGAAACCCGGCTACGAAAAACGCTATAACGGTATGGAACTGCGCTCGATTCAGGACTGGATCGTTCGGCGGCAACTGTTGGGCACCAAGGGCGTGGCTGACGTAAGTAGTTTCGGGGGCCTGTTGAAACAGTACGAGGTGGCCGTCGATCCGCAGCGGCTCCGGGCGACCGGCGTAACGATGGACGAATTGTTCACCGCCCTCGAACGCAACAACCAGAACGCGGGCGGGGCTTACATCGACCGTCGGCCCAACGCCTACTTTATCCGCTCCGAAGGGCTAATCGGCACGTTAGGAGACATCGGCAAGATCGTCGTGCGCCGAACCGATGAGGGCGTACCCGTGCTGGTACGCGACGTGGCGCAAGTGCAGTTCGGCTCGGCGATTCGCTACGGAGCCATGACCCGAAACGACGAAGGCGAGGTCGTGGGGGCCATCGTGATGATGCTCAAGGGGGCCAATTCGTCCGAAGTGATCGGCAACGTCAAGGCCCGCATCGAGCAGATCAAAAAATCGCTGCCCGAAGGGGTTGAGATTCACGCCTTTTTAGACCGCACCAAACTCGTCAACCGCGCCATCGGTACCGTCGAGCGCAACCTCATCGAAGGTGCCCTGATCGTGGTGTTCGTGCTGGTGCTGATGCTGGGTAACTGGCGGGCGGGTTTGGTCGTCGCGTCGGTCATCCCTTTGTCGATGCTTTTTGCCGTCTCGATGATGAACCTCTTCGGCGTGTCGGGCAACCTGATGAGCTTAGGTGCCATCGACTTTGGGCTGATCGTGGACGGGGCCGTCATTATCGTCGAGGCCACCCTGCACCACATCGCCCTGAAGAACTATAGGCATAACCTGACCCAGGCCGAAATGGACGAAGAAGTGTATGAATCGGCCAGCCGCATCCGCTCGTCGGCAGCGTTCGGTGAAATCATCATCCTGATCGTCTATCTGCCCATTCTGGCCCTGGTCGGCATCGAGGGCAAGATGTTTCGCCCGATGGCCCAGACCGTCGCCTTTGCCATTGCCGGGGCCTTCATCCTTTCCCTGACCTACGTACCGATGGTGTCGGCCCTGTTGCTCAGCAAGAAACCTGTGCGTGAAGGAACCCGCACTATCTCCGACCGGATCATGGCCTTCTTCCACCGGCTCTACGACCCGGCTATCCGCTGGACATTAAACCACAAGGGTATCGTCGTCGGGCTGTCGGTCGCCCTGTTCGCCGTTTCGCTATTCGTCTTTAGCCGGTTAGGGGGCGAGTTCATTCCGCAATTGGACGAGGGCGATTTTGCGGTGGAAACCCGCGTGATGACCGGCTCCTCGCTGGCCCAATCGTCGGATGCCGCGTTACAGGCCGGACGGGTGCTCAAACAAAACTTCCCGGAAGTCATTGAGGTGGTCGGCAAAACCGGCGCGGGTGAGATTCCCACCGACCCCATGCCCATCGAAGCCACTGATCTGATGGTGATTCTGAAAGACCGCAGGGAATGGACTTCGGCCAACAGCCGGGAGGAATTGGCCGAAAAGATGCAGGCCAAATTAGAGCAGATACCGGGGGTGAGTTTCGGCTTTCTCCAACCCATTCAGATGCGCTTCAGCGAGTTGATGACGGGCGTCAAGCAGGACGTAGCCGTGAAGCTCTACGGCGAGGATTTGGGGATTCTGGCCGACTATGCCGCCCGCATTGGCCGGGTGGTCAGCACGGTGCCAGGGGCCAAAGACCTCTACGTCGAGCAGGTATCGGGGTTGTCGCAGATTGTGGTCAGGTTCGACCGGGATGCCCTGGCTCGCTTCGGGATGAGCATTGAGGAGGCCAATCGAAGTTTGCAGGCCGCCTTCGCGGGGGCCTCGGCGGGGCTGGTGTACGAAGGCGAACGACGCTATGACCTGGTGGTGCGGTTGCAGCAACAAAGCCGCCAACGACTTGAAGATGTGCAGAACCTATTGGTGACGACGGTTAATAATCAGGCAGTGCCGTTAGGTCAGATCGCCGACGTATCGTTTCAGAACAGCGTCAACCAGATTCAGCGCGAGAATGCCCAACGGCGCATTACGGTAGCCTTCAACGTGCGCGAACGTGACGTAGAAAGTGTCGTGCGCGAGTTGCAGCAGAAGTTGGACAGCCAGGTAAAGCTGCCCCCCGGCTACTACGTGACCTACGGCGGCCAGTTTCAGAACCTTCAGGAAGCCAAAGACCGCCTGAGCATCGCCGTACCCGTCGCCCTGGGACTGATTTTCCTCCTGCTGTTCTTCACCTTCGGCTCGGTACGGCAAAGCCTGCTGATCTTCTCGGCCATTCCGCTGTCGGCCATCGGGGGCGTAGTTGCCCTCTGGCTCCGGGATATGCCCTTTAGTATTTCGGCGGGCGTGGGCTTCATTGCTCTGTTTGGCGTAGCGGTGCTCAACGGCATCGTGCTGATCGGGGAGTTCAATCACCTCAAAGCAGGGGGCCTGGCTGATTTACGGACGATTATTCTGCAAGGCACGGCTACCCGGCTGCGGCCCGTGATGATGACCGCGCTGGTGGCTTCGCTCGGGTTTCTGCCGATGGCCTTGGCCCAGACCGCCGGGGCCGAAGTGCAACGCCCGCTGGCTACGGTCGTCATCGGTGGGCTGGTATCGGCTACGTTGCTGACCCTGCTGGTCCTGCCCTGCCTCTACTGGTGGGAGCAAACCCGCTGGGGCGCGAAGAAATCGGGCAACGTACCCCGCCCTGCGCCCGCGACGAGCTGGCTGCTGGTAGGTACGTTGCTGGGTGGACTTGGCCTGTCGGCCCAGGCGCAAACGCCCCCGACGGGCAACACGGGCAACCCAACGACCGGCCCGCTGACGCTCGAAGCGGCTTTGAACCAGGCAATTGCCAATAATGGGTCAAGCCGGGTGAGCAGCCTGAACATCGCTATCCAGCAAACCGCCCGGCGCACGGCCCGCGACATTGGCCGGACCGACGTATCGCTGGTGAGCGGGCAGTACAATTCGCTTAATTGGGATAACAACCTTACCATCTCCCAAAGTATTCCCAACGGCAAGCTGATCCGGGGGCTGGAACGACTGGCCGATGCAACCATCCGGGGGGGTGAATTACAACGCCAGTTGACCCAAACCGAGCTAAGGGCGCGGGTAAAAGGCACGTACCTGGAACTAACGTACCTCATTGAACGGCTCAACCTATTGGCCCGGCAGGATAGTCTGCTCGTCGCCTTTCGCCGGGCCACTGAAGTGCGGCAGCGCACCGGCGAGGGGACGGCACTCGAAGTAGCCACCGCCGACAACCTCATCGGCGAACTACGCAACCAACTGGCCCTGACCGAAGCCGACCGGCAAATTGCCCTGACAAGTCTGCAAACGCTGCTTAATACGACGAGTCCGTTAACGCTCCCGACCAGCCCGCTGGCACGTCGCCCACTACCGTTGCTGACCGATTCGGCCCTGGCCCAGAACCCGACCCTGGCTTTGCTGCGGCAGCAGGTGTTCATTGCCGGGGGGCAAATCGCCGTCGAGCAGGCCCGTTTACGGCCCGATTATTCGGTGGGCTACTTCAATCAGTCACTGATCGGTATGCAGAACATCGACGGGCAGGACCGGTATTTTGGCGCGGGAAGGCGGTTTCATGGGGTGCAGGTGGGCGTGGCGATTCCGCTGTTTCAGAAAGCTCAGCGCGCCCGCATCGAATCGGCCCGGCTGGGGCAGCAACTCGCCGAAGCCGCACTCGACTTTAACCAGCGGAATCTGCAAGGCAATTTGGCCGCCGTTGTGCAGGAGGTACGCAAGCAGCAGGCGAGCCTGACCTATTATGAGCAGACCGGCCTGCCCGTTGCCCGCCGACTGGCCGAGGGAGCCGAAAAGGCGTTCCGGGCCGGTGAAGCCGGTTATTTAGACTACAGCCAGGCCCTGACCCG
- a CDS encoding Spy/CpxP family protein refolding chaperone — translation MVSLFIRLSLPIWLSVTGFNVVAQHNAHTSPYQAEAGRTIKTLSEADISGYLNGRGMGLAKAAELNGYPGPMHVLELEKELALTATQKAQMQMAYNVMHERAVVLGKQIVEQETALNRLFSANEATPEAVQTTVEKLAQLQGQLRLTHLDAHLKAKQILAVEQVNQYNRLRGYTK, via the coding sequence ATGGTATCCTTATTCATTCGGCTTTCGCTTCCCATCTGGCTGAGCGTAACCGGTTTCAACGTAGTGGCCCAGCACAATGCCCACACATCACCCTATCAGGCCGAAGCGGGCCGGACCATTAAAACCCTGTCGGAAGCAGACATTAGCGGCTACCTCAACGGACGGGGCATGGGCCTGGCCAAAGCGGCTGAACTAAACGGGTATCCGGGACCGATGCACGTACTGGAACTGGAAAAGGAATTGGCACTAACCGCCACCCAAAAAGCCCAAATGCAAATGGCCTACAACGTCATGCACGAGCGGGCCGTGGTCCTCGGCAAACAGATTGTCGAGCAGGAAACCGCCCTGAACCGGCTGTTTTCGGCCAATGAGGCTACGCCGGAAGCGGTACAAACGACGGTCGAGAAGCTGGCACAGCTTCAGGGGCAGCTTCGGCTGACCCACCTCGACGCACACCTGAAAGCCAAACAAATATTGGCGGTAGAACAGGTAAACCAGTACAATCGGCTTCGGGGCTATACGAAGTAA
- a CDS encoding four-helix bundle copper-binding protein, translated as MATTLAPQQYQACIEACQDCAVSCDACANACLHEQDVQMMARCIELDRDCAKLCYTAVSFMASGSGFAQQVCELCAQICEACAEECEKHADHMDHCRQCAEACRRCAEACRAMMGMSA; from the coding sequence ATGGCAACGACCTTAGCACCTCAACAGTATCAGGCTTGTATTGAAGCCTGTCAGGACTGCGCGGTTTCCTGTGATGCCTGCGCCAACGCCTGCCTCCACGAGCAGGACGTACAGATGATGGCCCGCTGCATCGAACTGGACCGCGACTGTGCCAAACTATGTTACACAGCAGTTTCGTTTATGGCTTCGGGCAGTGGGTTTGCCCAGCAGGTCTGTGAACTGTGCGCCCAAATCTGCGAAGCCTGCGCCGAGGAGTGTGAAAAACACGCCGACCACATGGACCACTGCCGGCAGTGCGCCGAAGCGTGTCGGCGGTGCGCCGAGGCCTGCCGAGCTATGATGGGAATGTCGGCTTGA